One genomic region from Desulfobacterales bacterium encodes:
- the scpB gene encoding SMC-Scp complex subunit ScpB: protein MEKLKEIIESLLFVAETALTTERIKQVTTADAKEIRDALQALSDEYESRPGGFYLAEVAGGYQIRTRPEYNEWIKRLIQPNPPRMSKAALETLAIIAYKQPIIRSDIEHIRGVDCGGILRLLLERKFLRVLGRKEIPGRPLIYATTKQFLEVFDLKDLKDLPTPKEIESFGRSLLDESPPEDSSEPESSGDELPTGDADESEQVFEDEDAPKDSAHSEQIFEDEAFPEESAQTELIHGDNTPLEDFTGPEEASDDENPREKT, encoded by the coding sequence ATGGAAAAATTAAAAGAAATCATTGAAAGCTTACTGTTCGTTGCCGAAACCGCCCTTACGACCGAACGGATCAAACAGGTCACCACGGCGGACGCCAAAGAAATCAGGGATGCGCTCCAGGCGCTTTCAGATGAATATGAATCCCGCCCGGGCGGGTTCTATTTGGCTGAAGTCGCCGGCGGCTATCAGATCCGCACCCGGCCGGAATACAACGAGTGGATCAAGCGCCTGATACAGCCGAATCCGCCCCGCATGAGCAAGGCCGCCCTGGAGACACTGGCCATCATCGCTTATAAGCAGCCGATCATCCGAAGCGATATCGAACATATCCGCGGGGTGGATTGCGGCGGTATATTGCGCCTGCTGCTGGAGCGCAAGTTCCTCCGGGTTCTGGGCCGCAAGGAAATACCCGGACGCCCGCTCATATACGCCACCACCAAACAGTTTCTGGAGGTATTTGACTTAAAAGACCTTAAAGATCTGCCCACTCCCAAGGAAATCGAATCCTTCGGCCGGTCTCTGCTGGATGAATCGCCCCCGGAAGATTCTTCCGAGCCGGAATCCTCTGGGGATGAACTGCCCACGGGGGACGCTGATGAGTCGGAACAGGTTTTTGAGGATGAAGACGCCCCGAAAGATTCAGCCCATTCAGAACAGATTTTTGAGGATGAAGCCTTTCCCGAAGAATCCGCCCAAACCGAACTGATCCATGGGGACAATACCCCTCTGGAAGATTTCACAGGACCGGAAGAAGCCAGTGATGATGAAAACCCGCGAGAAAAGACTTGA
- a CDS encoding integration host factor subunit beta encodes MNNSELVDILKSRMFLSAKEARIFCDTFFGAIMESLGRGDRVEIRGFGSFTVKEYKAYTGRNPKTGEKITVPPKKLPFFRVGKELKKIVDK; translated from the coding sequence ATGAACAACTCGGAACTGGTCGATATTCTCAAAAGCAGAATGTTCCTCAGTGCCAAAGAGGCCAGAATTTTTTGCGATACGTTTTTCGGCGCCATCATGGAATCCCTTGGCAGGGGGGATCGCGTTGAAATCCGCGGATTCGGCAGCTTTACAGTGAAAGAATACAAAGCCTACACCGGACGAAACCCTAAAACCGGTGAAAAAATTACGGTTCCTCCCAAAAAATTGCCCTTCTTCAGGGTCGGTAAGGAGCTAAAGAAAATCGTCGACAAATAA
- a CDS encoding GNAT family N-acetyltransferase — translation MKIKRAETPYEIDEVRRLFREYEAYLDVDLCFQSFEEELAGLPGKYAPPDGVLLLALDGQESAGCGALRKLDNGICEMKRLFVKPKFRGLGLGTILAKRLIDEATLLDYSTMLLDTLDRLKAAMTIYESLGFVRTEPYYRNPLAGVVYWKLDLLVKDKRK, via the coding sequence ATGAAGATCAAACGAGCAGAGACCCCATACGAAATTGATGAAGTTCGCCGCCTGTTCCGGGAATATGAGGCCTACCTCGATGTTGACCTCTGCTTCCAGAGTTTTGAGGAGGAGCTTGCCGGACTCCCCGGGAAGTATGCTCCTCCTGACGGCGTTCTGTTGCTGGCACTGGACGGACAGGAATCAGCCGGTTGCGGCGCATTGCGGAAGCTGGACAATGGCATATGCGAGATGAAGCGGCTCTTCGTCAAACCGAAGTTCAGAGGACTGGGCTTGGGCACAATTCTTGCCAAGCGCCTTATCGATGAGGCAACTCTCCTGGATTATTCTACGATGCTTCTGGACACGCTGGACAGGCTCAAGGCGGCCATGACGATCTATGAGTCCCTGGGGTTCGTGCGAACCGAGCCCTACTACCGAAATCCGCTAGCGGGTGTTGTATACTGGAAACTCGACTTACTAGTAAAAGACAAAAGAAAGTAG
- a CDS encoding fumarate hydratase produces the protein MPEFKYQDPFPLGKDDTKYRLLSRDFVSVADFEGETMVKVDREGLSYLANQAMREVSFLLRPRHNELAAKILSDPEASPNDRGVAVAMLRNAEIAAKFELPFCQDTGTATVVAKKGQQIWTGCNDEGFLSKGIYKTYTEENLRYSQTAALDMYKEVNSGNNLPAQIDIYAAEGAEYKFLFVAKGGGSANKTYLFQETKALLNPESLEKFLISKMKSLGTAACPPYHLAFVVGGTSAEACLKTVKLASTGYLDTLPTKGNKGGQAFRDPDMEEKLLKAARESGIGAQFGGKYFVHDVRVIRLPRHGASCPVGMGVSCSADRNIKAKINKDGIWLEALDAHPGRLIPDQYRGKHEHGVVKIDLNQPMKSILAILTQYPVATRLALTGTIIVARDSAHARFKEILDSGKALPAYLKNHPIYYAGPAKTPKGKASGSFGPTTAGRMDAYVDMLQAKGGSLVMIAKGNRSQQVIDACKKYGGFYLGSIGGPAALLAEEHIRKVECIDFPELGMEAVWQIEVVDFPAFILVDDKGNDFFKGLR, from the coding sequence ATGCCGGAATTCAAGTATCAGGACCCATTTCCGCTGGGTAAGGATGACACAAAATACCGTCTGTTATCCAGGGACTTTGTAAGCGTTGCTGATTTTGAGGGGGAAACGATGGTAAAAGTTGACAGGGAAGGGCTCTCTTATCTTGCCAACCAGGCAATGCGTGAAGTCTCTTTCCTTCTCCGGCCGCGACACAATGAGCTGGCCGCAAAAATTCTTTCCGATCCGGAAGCCTCCCCCAATGATCGCGGGGTTGCCGTTGCGATGCTGCGTAATGCCGAGATCGCTGCCAAATTCGAACTTCCCTTCTGCCAGGATACCGGAACGGCAACGGTGGTCGCCAAAAAAGGCCAACAGATATGGACCGGCTGCAATGACGAGGGATTTCTATCAAAAGGCATTTATAAAACCTATACAGAGGAAAACCTGCGCTATTCCCAGACGGCTGCGCTGGACATGTACAAGGAAGTCAATTCGGGCAATAATCTGCCGGCCCAGATTGACATCTACGCCGCTGAAGGCGCTGAATACAAATTCCTTTTTGTTGCCAAGGGAGGCGGCAGCGCCAACAAAACATATCTGTTCCAGGAGACCAAGGCGCTGCTCAACCCCGAATCTCTGGAGAAATTCCTTATCAGCAAAATGAAATCCCTGGGCACTGCGGCATGCCCGCCCTACCATCTGGCCTTTGTTGTGGGCGGCACCAGTGCCGAAGCCTGCCTGAAAACAGTCAAGCTGGCCTCTACCGGCTACCTGGACACGCTGCCGACAAAGGGAAACAAGGGAGGCCAGGCCTTTCGCGATCCGGACATGGAAGAAAAGCTTCTGAAAGCGGCCCGGGAAAGTGGCATCGGCGCTCAGTTCGGCGGCAAATACTTTGTCCATGATGTGCGTGTCATCCGCCTGCCCCGCCACGGCGCCTCATGCCCTGTGGGCATGGGTGTCTCCTGTTCGGCTGACCGCAACATCAAGGCCAAAATCAACAAAGACGGCATCTGGCTGGAAGCGCTGGACGCCCATCCCGGCCGCCTGATCCCGGATCAGTATCGTGGAAAGCATGAGCACGGTGTTGTCAAAATCGATCTTAATCAGCCGATGAAAAGCATCCTTGCCATCCTGACCCAATACCCTGTTGCCACCCGGCTCGCATTGACCGGCACCATTATCGTTGCGCGCGACAGCGCCCATGCCAGGTTCAAAGAGATCCTCGATTCCGGCAAGGCGCTTCCGGCATATCTCAAGAACCACCCCATCTACTATGCCGGCCCTGCCAAAACCCCCAAGGGCAAGGCTTCAGGCTCCTTTGGCCCGACTACGGCGGGTCGCATGGACGCCTATGTGGACATGCTGCAGGCCAAAGGCGGCTCTCTGGTAATGATCGCCAAGGGAAATCGTTCCCAGCAGGTGATCGATGCCTGTAAAAAATATGGGGGCTTCTACCTGGGTTCCATCGGCGGTCCTGCCGCTTTGCTGGCAGAGGAGCACATCCGCAAGGTTGAATGCATTGATTTTCCAGAACTCGGTATGGAAGCGGTCTGGCAGATCGAGGTGGTTGATTTTCCGGCTTTTATCCTGGTCGACGACAAAGGCAATGATTTCTTCAAGGGTCTGAGGTGA